From Burkholderiales bacterium, a single genomic window includes:
- a CDS encoding ABC transporter permease, translating into MLRFVLRRLLATIPVLLVVAVVVFLMLRLTPGDPAAVIAGDSATTEQIEQIREALGLNRPLVVQFGLWAGSVLRGDLGESFFFKMPVAQLIAQRLEPTVALAVSTTLLAVLIAVPLGVLAAWRRGGWFDRVLMGFSTIGFSVPVFVLGYVLIWLVSLKLGWLPVQGYRRIAEGFGPFIRHLILPTLTLSVIYIALIARVTRAAVSEALTEDYVRTARAKGLPETAVLTRHALANAAVPIVTVIGIGVALLIGGVVVTESVYAIPGLGRLTVDAVLARDFPTIQGVILFFSAVYVLINLLVDLSYVLLDPRIRY; encoded by the coding sequence ATGTTGCGCTTCGTCCTGCGCCGCCTGCTTGCGACCATCCCGGTACTGCTGGTGGTCGCGGTCGTGGTGTTCCTGATGTTGCGGCTGACGCCGGGCGACCCGGCGGCGGTGATCGCGGGCGACAGCGCGACCACGGAACAGATCGAGCAGATCCGCGAGGCCCTGGGCCTAAACCGGCCGCTCGTCGTGCAGTTCGGGCTGTGGGCCGGGAGCGTCCTGCGCGGCGATCTCGGCGAATCGTTCTTCTTCAAGATGCCGGTGGCCCAGTTGATCGCGCAAAGGCTCGAACCCACGGTGGCGCTGGCGGTCAGCACGACCTTGCTGGCGGTACTCATCGCCGTTCCCCTCGGCGTGCTCGCCGCCTGGCGACGGGGCGGGTGGTTCGATCGCGTGCTGATGGGGTTCTCCACGATCGGCTTCTCCGTTCCGGTGTTCGTGCTCGGCTACGTCCTGATCTGGCTGGTGTCGCTCAAGCTCGGCTGGCTGCCGGTGCAGGGCTACCGGCGCATCGCGGAAGGCTTCGGTCCGTTCATCCGGCACCTGATCTTGCCCACCTTGACGCTGTCGGTGATCTACATCGCGCTCATCGCACGCGTGACGCGCGCGGCGGTGTCCGAAGCGCTGACCGAGGACTACGTGCGCACCGCGCGCGCCAAGGGGCTTCCGGAGACGGCAGTGCTGACTCGACACGCGCTCGCCAACGCCGCGGTGCCCATCGTCACCGTGATCGGGATCGGAGTGGCGCTGCTGATCGGCGGCGTTGTGGTCACCGAAAGCGTGTACGCGATCCCGGGCCTCGGGCGGCTGACGGTGGATGCGGTGCTGGCGCGCGACTTTCCGACGATCCAGGGCGTCATCCTGTTCTTTTCGGCGGTCTACGTGCTGATCAATCTTCTGGTCGACTTGAGCTACGTGCTGCTCGATCCGCGGATTCGCTACTGA
- a CDS encoding ABC transporter substrate-binding protein, with amino-acid sequence MSRRWAVLACVCVALLAWALPARSETVLRVAPHSNLVVLDPIWTTAYITRNHGYMIYDTLFGTDAQGKVRPQMVDEWEVSRDRKVWTFRLREGLQFHDGTPVTGRDVIASLERWGKRDTMGIKLMSFVERIEAMDARTFRLRLREPYGLVLESLGKPSSNVPFIMPERVARTSPDRQIDDTTGSGPFVFKRDAWRPGERVVYLRNPKYVPRRDAPSGTAGAKIPKVDRVEWMIIKDPQTQANALIAGEIDLIEAPAHELYAQLRRDPGVQLVETNPLGFQAGLRFNHVQPPFDNVRIRRAAMAALNQLSFLRAQVGVPEMYRTCFSVYPCGSPFATQAGMDFIVRPDMKRAQQLLRESGYDGTPIVIMQPTDLAVIAKLPVVAAQLLRTAGFKVDLQAMDWQTLVARRAKKDPPSRGGWSIFCTIFAAVDMANPVVNQPVAAACDKSWFGWPCDESLEKLRDAFARTDDPAEQKRLAEAVQVRAMEIGTYVPLGEYVIPVAARKNVQGLVTGYFLVLWNVEKR; translated from the coding sequence ATGTCGCGTCGATGGGCAGTGCTTGCCTGCGTGTGCGTTGCGCTGCTGGCCTGGGCGCTCCCGGCGCGCAGCGAAACGGTCTTGCGTGTTGCGCCGCATTCCAATCTGGTGGTTCTCGACCCGATCTGGACCACCGCTTACATCACGCGCAACCACGGCTACATGATCTATGACACCCTGTTCGGCACCGATGCGCAAGGCAAGGTCCGGCCGCAGATGGTCGACGAGTGGGAGGTGAGCCGCGACCGCAAGGTCTGGACGTTTCGCCTGCGTGAAGGGCTGCAGTTCCACGACGGCACGCCGGTGACCGGTCGCGACGTGATCGCTTCGCTGGAACGCTGGGGCAAGCGCGACACGATGGGCATCAAACTCATGTCGTTCGTGGAGCGCATCGAGGCGATGGACGCGAGGACGTTCCGCCTGCGTCTGCGAGAACCTTACGGTCTGGTCCTGGAGTCGCTGGGCAAGCCGAGCTCGAATGTCCCCTTCATCATGCCCGAGCGGGTTGCGCGCACCAGCCCCGACCGCCAGATCGACGACACGACCGGATCGGGTCCCTTCGTCTTCAAGCGCGACGCGTGGCGACCCGGGGAACGCGTGGTCTATCTCAGAAACCCGAAATACGTTCCGCGCCGCGATGCTCCGAGCGGAACGGCGGGGGCGAAGATCCCGAAAGTCGACCGTGTGGAATGGATGATCATCAAGGATCCGCAGACCCAGGCGAACGCCTTGATCGCCGGAGAGATCGACCTGATCGAGGCGCCCGCGCACGAGCTGTATGCGCAACTGCGCCGCGATCCCGGCGTACAGCTCGTCGAAACCAATCCATTGGGTTTTCAGGCGGGGCTGCGTTTCAATCACGTGCAGCCGCCGTTCGACAACGTCAGGATCCGGCGCGCGGCGATGGCGGCGCTCAATCAGCTTTCGTTCCTGCGCGCTCAGGTCGGCGTGCCCGAGATGTACCGCACCTGTTTCTCGGTGTATCCGTGCGGCTCGCCGTTCGCCACGCAGGCCGGCATGGATTTCATCGTGCGCCCGGACATGAAGCGGGCGCAGCAGTTGCTGCGGGAGTCCGGGTATGACGGTACGCCGATCGTCATCATGCAACCTACGGACCTGGCGGTGATCGCGAAGCTGCCGGTCGTGGCGGCGCAGCTGCTGCGGACCGCGGGTTTCAAGGTGGACCTGCAGGCGATGGACTGGCAGACCCTGGTGGCGCGGCGCGCGAAGAAGGATCCCCCGTCCCGAGGAGGATGGAGTATCTTCTGCACGATTTTCGCGGCCGTGGACATGGCCAATCCGGTGGTCAATCAGCCGGTCGCCGCGGCCTGCGACAAGTCCTGGTTCGGCTGGCCGTGCGACGAATCGCTGGAGAAGCTGCGCGATGCGTTTGCGCGGACCGACGACCCTGCGGAACAGAAGCGTCTGGCGGAGGCCGTGCAGGTTCGTGCGATGGAGATCGGCACCTACGTTCCGCTCGGCGAGTACGTGATTCCCGTGGCCGCGCGCAAGAATGTCCAGGGGCTGGTGACCGGGTACTTCCTCGTGCTGTGGAATGTCGAGAAGCGGTAG
- a CDS encoding carbon-nitrogen hydrolase family protein — protein MILRIAAAQYPIEFLETWERFQSKLERLVAEAASAGAQLLVLPEYGSMELASLFPKAVYSDLALQLEKLQTLFPRYCALHADLARRHQVYVCAASFPQRIGEEYHNRAYLFSPEGRWDFQEKLVMTRFENERWLIRKGQESKVFETRLGRVAINVCYDVEFPLFARAQAQAGADLILVPSCTDTLAGYHRVRIGCQARALENQCFVAQAPTVGEAPWSEAVDVNVGAAGIYAPPDRGLPENGVLARGELNRPQWVFADLDFETLRNVRDSGQVFNARDWHNQRAAVAGARLCPLF, from the coding sequence GTGATCCTGCGAATAGCCGCCGCGCAGTATCCGATCGAGTTCCTGGAGACCTGGGAGCGTTTTCAGTCGAAGCTCGAAAGGCTCGTGGCCGAGGCGGCTTCGGCCGGCGCGCAGCTGCTGGTGCTTCCCGAATACGGCTCGATGGAGCTTGCGTCGCTGTTTCCCAAGGCGGTGTACTCCGATCTCGCCCTGCAGCTTGAAAAGCTGCAGACCCTGTTTCCCCGCTACTGCGCGCTGCATGCCGATCTCGCGCGACGCCATCAAGTATACGTCTGCGCGGCCAGCTTTCCACAGCGCATCGGCGAGGAATACCACAACCGTGCCTACCTGTTTTCTCCGGAAGGGCGATGGGACTTTCAGGAGAAGCTGGTCATGACCCGTTTCGAGAACGAGCGCTGGCTGATTCGCAAGGGGCAAGAAAGCAAGGTCTTCGAAACGCGGCTGGGAAGGGTCGCGATCAACGTCTGCTACGACGTGGAATTCCCGCTCTTCGCGCGGGCTCAGGCACAGGCCGGGGCGGATCTGATCCTGGTGCCCAGTTGCACCGATACGCTGGCCGGTTATCACCGCGTCAGGATCGGCTGCCAGGCGCGCGCGCTGGAGAACCAGTGCTTTGTAGCGCAGGCGCCCACCGTCGGCGAAGCGCCGTGGTCCGAAGCGGTGGACGTCAACGTCGGCGCGGCGGGAATCTACGCGCCGCCCGACCGCGGACTGCCCGAAAACGGCGTGCTCGCGCGCGGCGAGCTGAACCGGCCGCAATGGGTATTCGCCGATCTCGATTTCGAGACCCTGAGAAACGTCAGGGATTCCGGCCAGGTCTTCAACGCACGCGACTGGCACAATCAGCGCGCTGCGGTTGCCGGCGCTCGCCTCTGCCCTCTTTTTTGA
- a CDS encoding GNAT family acetyltransferase, with translation MDVRRFSGPGLERYVDALARLRIEVFREFPYLYDGSLDYERRYLKTYIGVPDSVIVLVFDGDRVVGASTGLPMQAETEEVKRPFLEHGYDPKRIFYFGESVLEKYYRGRGLGVRFFEEREAHARELGRFDWTCFCAVQRSKDHPRRPREYVPLEAFWNKRGYTKHPELATTFSWRDLDEAQESPKPMVFWLKRLEAGRP, from the coding sequence GTGGATGTGCGACGCTTCTCGGGACCGGGGCTCGAGCGCTATGTCGACGCCTTGGCGAGGCTGCGCATCGAGGTGTTTCGCGAGTTTCCGTATCTGTACGACGGGAGCCTGGACTACGAGCGCAGGTACCTGAAGACCTATATCGGCGTGCCGGACAGCGTGATCGTGCTGGTGTTCGACGGCGACCGGGTGGTGGGCGCCTCGACCGGACTGCCGATGCAAGCCGAGACCGAAGAAGTGAAGAGGCCGTTCCTGGAGCACGGTTATGACCCCAAGCGCATCTTCTACTTCGGCGAGTCGGTGCTGGAGAAGTACTATCGCGGGCGCGGGCTGGGCGTGCGCTTCTTCGAGGAACGCGAGGCGCACGCACGAGAGCTTGGCCGCTTCGACTGGACCTGCTTCTGCGCGGTGCAGAGGTCAAAGGACCATCCGCGCCGGCCGCGCGAGTATGTGCCGCTCGAGGCGTTCTGGAACAAGCGCGGCTACACGAAGCATCCCGAGCTCGCCACCACGTTTTCGTGGCGGGATCTGGACGAAGCGCAGGAATCGCCCAAGCCGATGGTCTTCTGGTTGAAGCGCCTGGAGGCGGGGCGGCCGTGA
- a CDS encoding ketosteroid isomerase-related protein: MNQSARQLIERYYAAFNAGDMEAFLGMLTDDVVHDVNQGGREVGKNAFRAFMVRMNRSYRERIVDIVAMSNEDGSRAAAEFTVLGTYLRTDEGLPQARGQGYRLPGGAFFEIRDGKIARVSNYYNLQDWLRQVDGR; the protein is encoded by the coding sequence ATGAACCAGAGTGCCAGGCAGCTCATCGAGCGTTACTACGCGGCCTTCAACGCGGGGGACATGGAGGCCTTTCTCGGCATGCTGACCGATGACGTCGTGCACGATGTGAACCAGGGCGGGCGCGAGGTGGGCAAGAACGCGTTCCGCGCCTTCATGGTGCGCATGAACCGCAGCTACCGGGAACGGATTGTCGATATCGTGGCGATGTCGAACGAGGACGGATCGCGAGCGGCGGCGGAGTTTACCGTGCTCGGCACCTACCTGCGAACCGACGAGGGTTTGCCGCAGGCCAGAGGCCAGGGCTACCGGCTGCCCGGGGGTGCGTTCTTCGAGATCCGCGATGGCAAGATTGCTCGCGTCAGCAACTACTACAACCTTCAGGACTGGCTTCGCCAGGTCGACGGGAGATGA
- a CDS encoding TIGR00730 family Rossman fold protein has protein sequence MARAMHTFKRVCVFCGSNAGSRPEYSAAAREVGKELARRGVEMVYGGGSVGLMGVAADAALAAGGKVIGIIPRGLRTRELAHEGVTSIIEVESMHARKSRMVELADAFVALPGGIGTLDELFETWTWLQLGIHRKPIGLLNVAGYFDRLLAFLDHARDERFLRSVHLDSLLVEDNVERLLDRAARFEAPDGGKWIEEGAPLEP, from the coding sequence ATGGCGCGAGCGATGCACACGTTCAAGCGAGTTTGCGTCTTCTGCGGCTCCAACGCCGGAAGCCGCCCGGAATACTCCGCGGCGGCGCGCGAAGTCGGCAAGGAACTGGCCCGCCGGGGCGTCGAGATGGTCTACGGCGGCGGCAGCGTCGGGCTCATGGGCGTGGCTGCGGATGCCGCTCTGGCGGCAGGCGGCAAGGTGATCGGGATCATCCCCCGCGGGCTGCGTACGCGGGAACTGGCGCATGAGGGCGTTACCTCGATCATCGAAGTCGAGTCGATGCACGCGCGCAAGAGCCGCATGGTCGAACTGGCCGATGCCTTCGTTGCGCTGCCGGGAGGAATCGGCACGCTGGACGAACTCTTCGAAACCTGGACCTGGCTGCAACTGGGTATCCATCGCAAGCCGATCGGGCTGCTCAACGTCGCCGGCTACTTCGACCGACTTCTTGCCTTCCTCGATCATGCGCGCGACGAGCGCTTCCTGCGCTCCGTGCATCTGGACAGCCTGCTGGTCGAGGACAACGTCGAGCGGCTCCTCGATCGCGCCGCGCGCTTCGAGGCGCCCGACGGCGGGAAGTGGATCGAAGAAGGCGCGCCGCTGGAACCGTGA
- a CDS encoding Lrp/AsnC family transcriptional regulator produces MPHMALDATDWRILSLLQHDARMSNVALARAVGLSPSPCLARVRALERAGYIGRYVTLLDPHKVGLKVSVFIQVALEKQIEPALEVFEKAIRERPEVMECYLMTGEADYLLRVVVPDLQALEHFILNFLSRVPGVGNIKSSFALKQVKYQTALPLPLQPGERREQSRGKRKARAGSRSR; encoded by the coding sequence ATGCCGCACATGGCGCTGGACGCGACGGACTGGAGGATCCTGTCCTTGCTGCAGCACGACGCCCGGATGTCCAACGTGGCGCTCGCCAGGGCCGTGGGCCTGTCGCCTTCGCCCTGCCTCGCGCGGGTCCGTGCGTTGGAGCGGGCCGGCTACATCGGCCGCTACGTCACGCTGCTCGATCCGCACAAGGTCGGTCTGAAGGTCAGCGTGTTCATCCAGGTTGCGCTGGAGAAGCAGATCGAGCCGGCGCTGGAGGTCTTCGAGAAGGCGATCCGTGAGCGGCCCGAAGTGATGGAGTGCTACTTGATGACCGGCGAGGCCGACTACCTGCTGCGCGTGGTGGTGCCGGACCTTCAGGCGCTGGAGCATTTCATCCTGAACTTCCTGTCGCGCGTGCCGGGCGTGGGCAACATCAAGTCGAGCTTCGCGCTCAAGCAGGTAAAGTACCAGACCGCACTGCCGCTGCCCTTGCAGCCGGGCGAGCGGCGGGAGCAAAGCCGCGGGAAGAGGAAGGCAAGAGCGGGAAGCCGGTCACGGTAA
- the mdeB gene encoding alpha-ketoglutarate dehydrogenase — MSDLSELQEFSATFWRVMPQDLDPTETREWLEAFEAIVKFEGRERATFLLMKLVEQARRLHVPMPPVLNSPYTNTISLADQPQYPGNLEVEARLSALVRWNALAMVVRANRDHPELGGHIATYASSADLFEVGYNHFFRAGQNGDCVYFQPHSAPGVYARAYLEGRLSEEHLANYRRETGGRGLSSYCHPWLMPTFWQFPTGSMGLGAITAIYQARFMRYLEHRGIAQTAGRKVWCFVGDGEMDEPESLAGLSLAAREGLDNLIFVVNCNLQRLDGPVRGNGSIIQELEGLFAGAGWNVIKVLWGSDWDPLFARDTDNVIIKRLHETVDGEFQKYAATDGRFNREHFFNKYPELQQLVAHLSDEDIDRLHRGGHDPVKIYAAYHYAVNHKGRPTVILAQTKKGYGMGHWGQGKMTAHQAKKLEDDALLAFRDRFALPLSDADVHELRFYKPQQDSPEMKYLHTRRQALGGYLPARVGRSEPLAVPPLETFAKLLEGTGEREQSTTMVFVQMLSHLLRDKTVGRRIVPIVADEARTFGMQSLFRQVAIYSPFGQLYEPEDKDELLYYKEAKDGQILEEGITEAGAISSWIAAATSYSAHGVPMLPFYIFYSCFGFQRIGDLVWAAADSRSRGFLLGATAGRTTLSGEGLQHEDGSSHLLFSTVPNCVAYDPCFGYELTVILRDGMRRMLENQEDVFYYVTVMNENYAHPPMPEGVEQGVLKGMYRIRDAGAKRDAKGKAGTARVQLLGAGTILREVLAAAEMLESDWGVAADVWSVTSFTELRRDGMNTERWNRLHPDAAPRLSWVEQCLRETEGPLIASTDYMRAVADLIRTWVPRKYVVLGTDGFGRSDTRSALRDFFEVDRRHVVTAALKALADEGTVDRKLARQAIDRYGIASDRPNPWEI; from the coding sequence ATGAGCGACTTGTCCGAACTGCAGGAATTCAGTGCCACGTTCTGGCGCGTCATGCCCCAGGACCTCGACCCTACGGAAACCCGGGAATGGCTGGAAGCCTTCGAAGCAATCGTGAAATTCGAAGGTCGCGAACGCGCCACGTTCCTCCTGATGAAGCTCGTGGAACAGGCACGCCGGCTGCACGTACCGATGCCGCCGGTGCTCAACAGCCCCTACACCAACACGATTTCGCTGGCCGACCAACCGCAATACCCCGGCAATCTGGAGGTCGAGGCGCGGCTCTCTGCCCTGGTGCGCTGGAACGCGCTGGCGATGGTGGTGCGGGCCAACCGCGACCATCCCGAGCTGGGTGGGCACATCGCCACCTACGCCTCTTCCGCCGACCTGTTCGAGGTGGGTTACAACCATTTCTTCCGCGCCGGGCAGAACGGCGACTGCGTCTATTTTCAGCCGCACTCGGCCCCAGGCGTCTACGCGCGCGCTTACCTGGAGGGCCGGCTGAGCGAGGAACACCTGGCCAATTACCGCCGCGAAACCGGCGGCCGGGGGCTTTCGTCGTACTGCCATCCGTGGCTCATGCCAACTTTCTGGCAGTTTCCCACGGGCTCGATGGGGCTGGGCGCGATCACTGCCATCTATCAGGCGCGCTTCATGCGATACCTGGAGCACCGCGGCATCGCCCAGACCGCGGGGCGCAAGGTGTGGTGCTTCGTCGGCGACGGAGAGATGGACGAGCCGGAATCCCTGGCCGGCCTGTCCCTCGCCGCGCGCGAAGGGCTCGACAACCTGATCTTCGTGGTGAACTGCAACCTGCAGCGGCTCGACGGCCCGGTGCGCGGCAACGGCTCGATCATCCAGGAGCTGGAAGGCCTGTTCGCCGGCGCGGGCTGGAACGTCATCAAGGTCCTGTGGGGCTCGGACTGGGATCCGTTGTTTGCGCGCGACACGGACAACGTCATCATCAAGCGCCTGCACGAGACGGTGGACGGCGAATTCCAGAAGTACGCCGCCACCGATGGCCGCTTCAACCGCGAGCACTTCTTCAACAAGTATCCGGAGCTGCAGCAACTGGTCGCGCATCTGTCCGACGAGGACATCGACCGCCTGCATCGCGGCGGCCACGATCCGGTCAAGATCTACGCCGCCTATCACTACGCGGTCAACCACAAAGGGCGTCCGACCGTGATCCTCGCCCAGACCAAGAAGGGCTACGGCATGGGCCACTGGGGGCAGGGCAAGATGACGGCACACCAGGCCAAGAAGCTGGAGGACGACGCGCTGCTCGCCTTCCGGGACCGGTTCGCGCTGCCACTGTCGGATGCCGACGTGCACGAGCTGCGCTTCTACAAGCCGCAGCAAGACAGCCCGGAGATGAAGTACCTTCACACCCGGCGTCAGGCGCTGGGCGGCTATCTGCCCGCGCGCGTCGGGAGATCGGAGCCCCTCGCGGTGCCGCCGCTGGAGACCTTCGCCAAGCTGCTGGAAGGCACCGGCGAGCGCGAACAGTCCACGACGATGGTCTTTGTCCAGATGCTTTCGCATCTGCTGCGGGACAAGACCGTGGGCCGGCGCATCGTGCCGATCGTGGCCGACGAAGCGCGTACCTTCGGGATGCAGTCGCTGTTTCGCCAGGTCGCGATCTACTCCCCCTTCGGCCAACTCTACGAACCGGAGGACAAGGACGAGTTGCTCTACTACAAGGAAGCCAAGGACGGGCAGATCCTCGAAGAAGGCATCACCGAAGCGGGCGCCATTTCCTCCTGGATCGCGGCCGCCACTTCCTACTCCGCTCACGGTGTGCCGATGCTGCCTTTCTACATCTTCTACTCCTGCTTCGGTTTCCAACGTATCGGCGACCTGGTGTGGGCCGCGGCGGATTCGCGCTCGCGCGGCTTTCTGCTCGGCGCCACCGCCGGGCGCACTACGCTGTCGGGCGAAGGGCTCCAGCACGAGGACGGTTCGAGTCATCTGCTTTTTTCCACGGTGCCCAATTGCGTGGCCTACGATCCCTGCTTCGGCTACGAACTCACGGTCATCCTGCGCGACGGCATGCGCCGGATGCTCGAGAACCAGGAGGACGTCTTCTACTACGTCACCGTGATGAACGAAAACTACGCCCATCCGCCGATGCCCGAGGGCGTGGAACAAGGCGTTCTGAAGGGGATGTACAGAATCCGCGATGCGGGCGCAAAGCGCGATGCGAAAGGCAAAGCGGGCACCGCGCGGGTGCAGCTTCTCGGTGCAGGGACGATCCTGCGCGAAGTGCTGGCGGCGGCGGAAATGCTCGAATCCGACTGGGGTGTGGCTGCCGACGTGTGGAGCGTCACCAGCTTCACCGAACTGCGCCGCGACGGGATGAACACCGAACGCTGGAACCGGCTGCATCCCGACGCCGCACCGAGACTGTCCTGGGTCGAGCAATGCCTGCGCGAGACCGAGGGTCCGCTGATCGCCTCCACCGACTACATGCGCGCGGTGGCCGATCTGATCCGCACCTGGGTACCGCGCAAGTACGTCGTGCTCGGCACCGACGGCTTCGGTCGCAGCGATACCCGAAGCGCATTGCGCGACTTCTTCGAGGTCGACCGGCGTCATGTGGTCACGGCGGCGCTCAAAGCGCTGGCCGACGAAGGCACGGTCGACCGCAAGCTCGCCCGCCAGGCCATCGACCGATACGGCATCGCATCCGACCGGCCCAATCCCTGGGAGATCTGA
- a CDS encoding TlpA disulfide reductase family protein, giving the protein MRSIVSFVCLAFLWALPAAPADLSKLKPWTGHATPKLALKDLDGKLRDLSQYRGKVVVLNFWATWCAPCIKEMPSLQRLAQKLPPARFALLTVNFGESEQQISPFLDQLGMRFPVLLDRDMKASNAWVDKGLPTTYVIDADQKIRYRVLGDLEWDAPEVEARIRELLPKG; this is encoded by the coding sequence ATGCGTTCCATTGTTTCGTTCGTGTGCCTTGCGTTCCTGTGGGCGTTGCCGGCCGCCCCGGCCGATCTGTCCAAGCTCAAGCCGTGGACCGGCCATGCCACGCCAAAACTGGCGCTCAAGGATCTGGACGGCAAGTTGCGGGACCTGAGCCAGTACCGCGGCAAGGTCGTCGTGCTCAACTTCTGGGCAACCTGGTGCGCACCCTGCATCAAGGAGATGCCTTCTCTGCAACGGCTGGCGCAGAAGCTGCCGCCCGCGCGTTTCGCGCTGCTCACGGTCAATTTCGGCGAGAGCGAACAGCAGATCAGCCCCTTTCTCGACCAGCTCGGCATGCGCTTTCCGGTGCTCCTCGATCGAGACATGAAGGCGAGCAACGCATGGGTGGACAAAGGTCTGCCGACGACCTACGTGATCGATGCCGATCAGAAGATCCGCTACCGCGTGCTGGGCGATCTCGAATGGGACGCACCGGAAGTCGAAGCCAGGATCCGGGAGCTGCTTCCCAAGGGCTGA
- a CDS encoding HAD-IA family hydrolase: MTRLREPAGAAVPEISLDGLIERYDGFLLDAYGVLVHGEGIMPGARETIDRLKRAGKPWFILTNDASQLPQNAAARYRRRGLAIDPAVILGSGLLLEPYFEKCGLKGARCAVLGPADSERYVRIAGGRVVPVEADFEVLVIGDETGYPFLPTIDAALSSLFRRLDKGRTVQLIVPNPDLIYPSGDGYGLAAGSIALMLEAALARRYPDRSDLKFARLGKPEPHLYREAIARIGSRNVVMIGDQLETDIAGANAAGIDSVLLATGVSRIDFSAIAPELRPTWWMASLLNESPTDASSEAKG; this comes from the coding sequence GTGACCCGGTTGCGCGAACCGGCCGGCGCCGCGGTGCCGGAGATCTCGCTCGATGGACTCATCGAGCGCTACGACGGCTTCCTGCTCGACGCGTACGGTGTGCTGGTGCACGGCGAAGGCATCATGCCGGGCGCGCGCGAGACAATCGACCGGCTCAAGCGCGCCGGCAAACCGTGGTTCATCCTCACCAACGACGCTTCGCAGTTGCCGCAGAACGCCGCCGCGCGTTACCGGCGTCGGGGACTCGCGATCGACCCGGCGGTCATTCTCGGCTCCGGACTGCTGCTCGAACCGTACTTCGAGAAATGCGGGCTGAAAGGCGCGCGCTGCGCGGTTCTGGGGCCTGCCGACAGCGAGCGCTACGTGCGGATAGCCGGCGGCAGGGTGGTGCCGGTCGAAGCGGACTTCGAGGTGCTGGTCATCGGGGATGAGACCGGCTATCCGTTCCTGCCGACGATCGACGCGGCGCTTTCTTCCTTGTTCCGCCGGCTCGACAAGGGACGCACCGTGCAACTGATCGTTCCCAATCCCGATCTGATCTATCCCTCGGGAGACGGCTACGGGTTGGCCGCCGGGAGCATCGCGCTGATGTTGGAAGCTGCGCTCGCCCGCCGCTATCCCGACCGCAGCGACCTCAAGTTCGCGCGCCTGGGAAAGCCGGAACCGCATCTGTACCGGGAAGCGATTGCGAGGATCGGCTCGCGCAATGTCGTGATGATCGGCGACCAACTGGAAACCGACATCGCCGGTGCGAACGCCGCCGGCATCGATTCGGTATTGCTCGCGACCGGCGTGAGCCGGATCGACTTCTCTGCCATCGCGCCCGAACTGCGCCCGACGTGGTGGATGGCAAGTCTGCTGAACGAGTCGCCGACAGACGCGAGCAGTGAGGCGAAAGGGTGA